In Mixophyes fleayi isolate aMixFle1 chromosome 4, aMixFle1.hap1, whole genome shotgun sequence, the following proteins share a genomic window:
- the HAPLN3 gene encoding hyaluronan and proteoglycan link protein 3, with amino-acid sequence MQTGIAVVLLLVGTCHCLPFYNGFYYDHILNNNSANGNGEVIQFNGVKLLVTTPEDSLFGYRGGNITLPCSFHYEPKLQSPRRFRVKWSKLHKDNTRERDVLVAIGLRHRSFGEYKGRVHLHQNAPNEVSLVITDLRLEDYGKYKCEIIDGLEDESSIVDLELRGVVYPYQLHHGRYQLNFHNAKKACENQDSMMASFEQLFKAWEEGLDWCNAGWLMDGTVQYPITLPREPCGGKEMAPGVRNYGERHKYLHRYDVFCFSSALKGKVYYLEHPDKLTFAEARDACLQDGAQIAKVGQLYAAWKFLDLDRCDAGWLDDGSVRYPIAFPRPNCGPPEPGVRSFGFPVKHTQFGVYCYTMS; translated from the exons ATGCAGACGGGAatagctgtggtcctccttctgGTCGGCACATGTCACTGCCTCCCTTTCTATAACGGGTTCTACTATGATCACATCCTGAATAACAACTCTGCCAATGGGAACGGAGAAG TGATTCAGTTTAACGGTGTGAAGCTTCTTGTTACTACACCAGAGGACTCCCTTTTCGGCTACCGTGGTGGTAACATCACTCTACCGTGCTCATTCCACTATGAGCCAAAGTTACAGTCACCAAGAAGATTTCGTGTCAAGTGGTCCAAACTACACAAAGATAACACCAGGGAGAGGGATGTGCTAGTGGCTATTGGTTTAAGGCACCGTAGTTTTGGAGAATACAAAGGTCGAGTTCACTTGCACCAAAATGCCCCAAATGAGGTGTCCCTTGTCATTACCGACTTACGTCTGGAGGATTATGGAAAGTACAAGTGTGAAATCATTGATGGGCTTGAAGATGAAAGTAGCATAGTGGACTTGGAACTAAGAG GTGTTGTCTATCCATATCAGCTTCATCATGGAAGATACCAGCTCAATTTCCACAATGCAAAGAAAGCTTGTGAGAATCAAGACTCCATGATGGCTTCGTTTGAGCAGCTGTTTAAAGCCTGGGAAGAGGGTCTGGATTGGTGCAATGCTGGTTGGTTAATGGATGGTACTGTCCAATACCCCATTACTTTACCCAGAGAACCCTGCGGTGGGAAGGAGATGGCACCTGGCGTTAGGAACTATGGAGAACGTCACAAATACTTGCACAGATATGATgttttctgcttttcttctgcaCTGAAAG GTAAAGTATACTACCTCGAGCACCCTGACAAGCTGACCTTTGCAGAGGCCAGAGACGCCTGCCTACAGGATGGTGCTCAAATTGCCAAGGTCGGTCAGCTCTATGCTGCATGGAAATTCCTAGACTTGGACCGCTGTGATGCCGGATGGCTAGACGATGGCAGCGTCAGATATCCAATTGCTTTCCCGCGTCCCAACTGTGGACCGCCGGAGCCTGGTGTAAGGAGCTTTGGGTTCCCagtaaaacacacacaatttgGAGTCTATTGCTATACGATGAGTTAA